A part of Pectobacterium cacticida genomic DNA contains:
- the bamE gene encoding outer membrane protein assembly factor BamE has protein sequence MRCKTLTVAAAVVVILTAGCSTLEKAVYRPDINQGNYLAPADVAKIHTGMTKQQVAYTLGTPMMQDPFGSDTWFYIFRQQPGHESVKQQTLTLTFSSGGVLTHINNKPALE, from the coding sequence ATGCGCTGTAAAACGCTGACTGTTGCCGCTGCGGTGGTTGTTATATTAACCGCTGGTTGTTCCACATTGGAAAAGGCGGTCTATAGGCCGGATATCAATCAAGGAAACTATCTGGCACCGGCCGACGTCGCAAAAATTCATACCGGCATGACCAAACAACAAGTTGCTTATACACTTGGGACGCCGATGATGCAGGATCCATTTGGCAGCGATACCTGGTTTTACATTTTCCGACAACAGCCTGGCCACGAATCGGTAAAACAGCAAACGCTGACGCTAACTTTCAGCAGTGGTGGTGTGTTAACCCATATCAACAACAAGCCAGCCCTAGAGTAA
- the grpE gene encoding nucleotide exchange factor GrpE: MSSKEQKTPDEQVPDQKDAVEGQQAEATPETPETPEVTDPRDARIAELEAQLNELQQRERDNILRLRAEADNIRRRAEMDVEKAHKFAVEKFASEMLPVIDNLERALETADKTDESLAAMIEGVELTLKSLLDAVRKFGIEVVSDVNVPFNPEVHQAMTMLPSAEHEPNHVMMVMQKGYTLNGRLLRPAMVAVSKAQD; the protein is encoded by the coding sequence ATGAGTAGTAAAGAACAGAAAACACCTGACGAGCAAGTGCCGGATCAAAAAGATGCCGTTGAAGGTCAGCAAGCAGAAGCCACGCCTGAGACACCAGAGACGCCAGAGGTTACCGATCCGCGAGATGCGCGCATTGCCGAACTGGAAGCGCAACTGAACGAATTGCAGCAACGCGAACGTGATAATATTCTTCGCCTCCGGGCCGAGGCGGATAACATTCGCCGTCGTGCGGAAATGGATGTTGAAAAAGCGCATAAGTTTGCGGTGGAGAAATTTGCCAGTGAAATGCTGCCAGTTATCGATAACCTGGAACGTGCGCTGGAAACGGCGGATAAAACCGACGAATCGCTGGCGGCGATGATCGAAGGCGTTGAGCTGACGTTGAAATCATTATTAGATGCAGTACGCAAATTTGGGATTGAAGTCGTCAGCGACGTTAATGTGCCGTTTAATCCGGAAGTACATCAGGCAATGACGATGTTACCTTCGGCTGAGCATGAGCCAAACCACGTTATGATGGTCATGCAAAAAGGTTATACATTAAATGGTCGCTTGCTACGTCCGGCGATGGTTGCCGTATCGAAAGCACAAGACTGA
- the recN gene encoding DNA repair protein RecN, with protein MLAQLTISNFAIVRELEIDFQSGMSVITGETGAGKSIAIDALGLCLGNRSDASMVRPGVARADICARFILSDTPMALQWLEKNQLDDSNECLLRRVIGADGRSRGFINGTAVPLSQLRELGQYLIQVHGQHAHQLLLRPDHQKHLLDAFADEPALLAAMQQAWHQWHQSCRALSQLQQATIEREARRELLQYQLKELNEFAPQTGEYERIDAEYKRLANSGQLLTMSQQAMQRLSEDEEQNIISMLYSIKHQLGELVSLDGKLSGVLSMLEEASIQLSEASDELRHYCEQTELDPIRLYELEQRLSRQITLARKHHVAPESLPAFHQQLLDEQRQLEQQENDHATLSASVGEYHQQALHLAEQLHQCRQRHANELAQLITVNMRELAMPHGHFIIDVKFTPECLTATGADNITFRVTTNPGQPHQTLAKVASGGELSRIALIIQVITAKKMDTPAMIFDEVDVGISGPTAATVGKMLRQLGESTQVMCVTHLPQVAGYGHQHFFVSKQTDGAETETLMQLLDKRARLQELARLLGGSAVTKNTLANAKELLAA; from the coding sequence ATGCTGGCGCAACTCACTATTAGTAACTTCGCCATCGTGCGCGAATTAGAAATTGATTTTCAATCAGGAATGAGTGTCATCACTGGTGAAACCGGTGCGGGGAAATCGATTGCAATAGATGCACTTGGCTTATGCCTGGGAAATCGTTCTGATGCCAGCATGGTTAGGCCGGGAGTTGCCCGAGCCGATATTTGTGCCCGCTTTATACTGTCGGATACCCCTATGGCCCTTCAGTGGCTGGAAAAAAACCAGTTGGATGATAGCAACGAGTGTCTGTTGCGCCGCGTCATTGGTGCCGATGGTCGCTCACGCGGCTTTATTAACGGTACTGCCGTGCCGTTATCTCAATTGCGTGAGCTTGGTCAATATCTGATTCAGGTACATGGGCAGCATGCTCATCAATTACTACTGCGCCCGGACCACCAAAAACACCTTTTAGATGCCTTTGCTGATGAACCGGCACTCCTAGCCGCAATGCAACAAGCCTGGCACCAATGGCACCAAAGTTGCCGCGCGCTGTCGCAGTTGCAACAAGCGACAATCGAACGAGAGGCTCGCCGGGAACTGTTGCAATATCAACTAAAAGAGTTGAATGAATTTGCTCCACAGACTGGTGAATACGAACGAATTGATGCCGAATACAAACGATTGGCGAACAGTGGTCAGCTACTGACGATGAGCCAACAGGCCATGCAACGACTGAGCGAAGATGAAGAACAGAACATCATTAGCATGCTGTACAGTATAAAACATCAGCTTGGCGAACTCGTCAGCCTGGATGGCAAACTGTCCGGTGTGCTATCAATGCTCGAAGAAGCGAGCATCCAACTGAGTGAAGCTAGCGATGAGCTACGTCACTACTGCGAACAAACGGAGCTCGACCCGATTCGACTGTATGAATTAGAGCAGCGTTTGTCACGCCAGATTACACTCGCACGCAAACACCATGTAGCCCCAGAATCGCTCCCGGCATTCCATCAACAGTTGCTGGATGAACAGCGACAACTTGAGCAGCAGGAAAACGATCACGCTACACTCAGTGCTTCCGTTGGCGAATATCATCAGCAGGCTTTGCATCTGGCAGAACAATTACATCAATGCCGCCAGCGCCACGCCAATGAACTGGCACAGCTTATCACCGTCAATATGCGAGAACTGGCGATGCCGCATGGACACTTCATTATTGATGTTAAATTTACGCCTGAGTGCCTGACAGCTACTGGCGCTGACAATATCACGTTCCGTGTGACTACTAACCCTGGGCAACCGCACCAAACTCTAGCAAAGGTGGCATCAGGAGGGGAGTTATCGCGTATTGCACTGATAATACAGGTAATAACCGCGAAGAAAATGGACACTCCTGCGATGATTTTCGATGAAGTTGATGTGGGTATTAGCGGGCCAACCGCTGCTACTGTTGGAAAGATGCTGCGTCAACTCGGCGAGTCCACCCAGGTGATGTGCGTGACGCACTTGCCTCAGGTTGCTGGATATGGACACCAACACTTTTTCGTGAGTAAACAAACGGATGGCGCTGAAACAGAGACACTAATGCAGTTGTTAGATAAGCGAGCACGCCTGCAAGAACTAGCACGCCTCTTAGGAGGGAGTGCGGTGACCAAAAACACACTGGCGAATGCCAAAGAACTGCTAGCGGCTTAA
- a CDS encoding glycosyl hydrolase 53 family protein, translating into MKRNHYSRISILLLVFFMGIMSVNLAKAAPPFAYGADIGWVKQLEDRGVRWLDDAGSQRDVLQILRDHGINAVRLRVFVNPAANALWNSYKTTWTMLGYSDKNRVVEAALRAKAMGMRVMVDFHYSDVFADPARQQKPAAWANYNLRQLTSAVYNHTHEVMTTLVSAGVTPEWVQVGNEMNSGILLPEGSINRFADLTQLLNSGYDAVKAVSPSTKVISHLAHGNNNSNARWFFDNFLTKHGGKTDVIGFSFYPHWEGKNYWEITGDLANNLNDMARRYGKEVMVVEIGGLESKPEDSYWTVKNTIDLVKAVPGNKGIGVFYWEPAANANVLTDGYALGATKLVSANTLQFTRTVDAFAESQIHFIDGAQYKIVNRHSGKSLNIASGSLEDGATLEQYGDNNWSSQRFYFSPIGNGYFNIVNVNSGKYIDIDSSASENGAKIIQMYNTGHFSQQWLILDAGDGYYKILNRNSGKLLEIKSRSVEDGASGVQQTDNGKANQLWKITTN; encoded by the coding sequence GTGAAAAGGAATCATTATTCAAGAATAAGCATTCTATTATTAGTCTTCTTTATGGGGATTATGTCAGTTAATCTAGCTAAGGCGGCACCGCCCTTTGCATATGGCGCGGATATTGGTTGGGTTAAGCAATTAGAAGATCGCGGTGTGCGCTGGCTTGATGATGCAGGATCGCAGCGCGATGTCTTGCAAATATTACGCGATCACGGCATCAATGCGGTACGGCTACGTGTTTTTGTTAATCCGGCGGCCAATGCCCTATGGAATAGCTATAAAACGACCTGGACAATGCTCGGTTATTCAGATAAAAACCGCGTGGTGGAAGCCGCCTTGCGTGCTAAAGCAATGGGAATGCGTGTTATGGTCGATTTCCATTATAGCGATGTTTTTGCTGACCCTGCGCGTCAGCAAAAGCCGGCTGCATGGGCGAATTACAATCTTCGCCAATTAACCTCCGCGGTTTATAATCACACTCACGAGGTGATGACGACGTTAGTATCCGCGGGCGTGACGCCAGAATGGGTACAAGTCGGTAACGAGATGAATTCGGGTATTTTATTGCCAGAAGGTAGCATAAATCGGTTCGCTGATTTAACTCAGTTACTTAATTCAGGCTATGATGCGGTTAAAGCGGTCAGCCCTTCCACAAAGGTCATCAGCCATTTAGCACACGGAAATAATAATTCTAACGCGCGCTGGTTTTTTGACAATTTCCTCACTAAACATGGCGGTAAAACTGATGTTATTGGTTTTTCATTCTATCCCCATTGGGAAGGGAAAAATTATTGGGAGATAACTGGCGATCTGGCTAACAATCTTAATGATATGGCGCGCCGCTATGGCAAAGAAGTAATGGTGGTAGAGATTGGCGGTCTTGAAAGTAAGCCAGAGGATAGTTACTGGACAGTCAAAAATACGATTGATTTAGTAAAAGCGGTTCCAGGTAATAAAGGTATAGGCGTTTTTTACTGGGAGCCAGCCGCGAATGCGAATGTGCTGACGGATGGCTATGCATTAGGTGCGACAAAGCTCGTTTCAGCTAATACATTGCAATTTACCCGAACAGTAGACGCTTTTGCTGAATCACAAATCCATTTCATTGATGGTGCGCAGTACAAAATCGTCAATCGCCATAGTGGTAAGTCGCTTAATATTGCAAGCGGTTCGCTTGAGGATGGCGCTACTTTAGAACAATATGGCGATAATAACTGGAGTAGCCAACGATTCTATTTCAGTCCAATTGGTAACGGTTATTTCAATATTGTGAATGTTAATAGCGGAAAGTATATCGATATTGATTCAAGCGCCAGTGAAAATGGAGCAAAAATTATTCAAATGTACAACACCGGCCATTTCAGCCAACAGTGGCTGATTTTAGATGCTGGAGATGGATATTATAAAATCCTGAATAGAAATAGTGGCAAGTTGTTAGAAATTAAGAGTCGCTCAGTGGAGGATGGTGCGTCAGGCGTACAGCAAACGGATAATGGAAAAGCGAACCAGTTATGGAAAATAACCACTAATTGA
- the nadK gene encoding NAD(+) kinase: MNKPFTCIGIVGHPRHPTALATHEMLYRWLMDKGYSVVIEQQIARELNLQDALTGSLADIGQQADLAVVVGGDGNMLGAARVLSRYDIKVIGVNRGNLGFLTDLDPDQAQQQLSDVLAGHYLCEQRFMLEAHVCRVNQPDSISTAINEVVLHPGKVAHMIEFEVYIDDKFAFSQRSDGLIIATPTGSTAYSLSAGGPILTPSLEAIALVPMFPHTLSARPLVISSSSAIRLKFSCITNDLEISCDSQIALPVQEGEEVLIRRSKHHLSLIHPKNYSYFNTLSSKLGWSKKLF, encoded by the coding sequence ATGAACAAACCGTTTACTTGTATTGGTATTGTCGGTCATCCACGTCATCCGACAGCATTGGCAACGCATGAGATGCTCTATCGCTGGCTGATGGATAAAGGGTACTCGGTTGTGATCGAACAACAAATCGCCCGCGAATTGAATCTGCAAGATGCATTGACCGGTAGCCTTGCCGATATTGGCCAACAAGCAGATCTGGCGGTTGTCGTCGGCGGTGATGGCAATATGTTAGGCGCGGCGCGCGTGCTGTCACGCTACGATATCAAAGTGATCGGAGTGAATCGTGGTAATCTAGGCTTTCTCACCGATCTCGATCCCGATCAGGCGCAGCAGCAACTTTCCGACGTTCTTGCTGGCCATTATTTGTGTGAACAACGCTTCATGCTGGAAGCGCACGTTTGCCGCGTGAATCAGCCTGACAGCATCAGTACCGCGATTAATGAGGTCGTGCTCCACCCTGGGAAGGTGGCGCACATGATTGAATTTGAAGTTTATATTGATGACAAATTCGCTTTCTCACAACGTTCCGATGGCCTGATTATCGCCACCCCTACGGGCTCAACCGCCTATTCGCTTTCCGCTGGCGGCCCAATACTGACACCTTCTCTGGAAGCCATTGCTCTGGTGCCTATGTTCCCGCATACGCTGTCTGCTCGTCCGCTGGTCATCAGCAGCAGCAGCGCGATTCGACTGAAGTTTTCCTGCATAACGAACGATTTAGAAATTAGTTGCGACAGTCAGATTGCACTACCGGTACAGGAGGGTGAAGAAGTCCTCATTCGCCGTAGCAAGCACCACCTGAGCCTAATACACCCAAAAAATTATAGTTATTTCAACACATTAAGTTCAAAGCTTGGTTGGTCAAAAAAATTATTCTAA
- a CDS encoding glycerol dehydrogenase, whose protein sequence is MNHFIFSSPRKYVQGSGVLDELGEQLKPLGAKAFLMADNIVWDIIGQRVYDSLKQAGIDHHYERFNGEASSNEITRLAGLARDAGADIVVGLGGGKTLDTAKAVADELKQNVAIVPTVASTDAPCSALSVIYTDDGVFDSYRFYDKNPDLVLVDTAICAQAPARLFASGIADGLATYVEAQAVLRSHSLSMLGGKPTLAGMAIAETCEKTLLTYGYSAYKAVEKGAVTPAVESVVEANTLLSGLGFENGGLAGAHAIHNGFTAIKGDIHHLTHGEKVAYGTLTHMVLEQRPDEEIARYIRFYRAINMPTRLKDLHLENESFENLVKVGALACSDADTLKNLDNRLTAEDVAHAIVAVDAFSKTID, encoded by the coding sequence ATGAACCATTTCATTTTCTCTTCACCTAGAAAATATGTTCAGGGTAGCGGCGTATTGGATGAACTGGGCGAACAACTTAAGCCCCTAGGCGCCAAAGCATTTTTGATGGCAGACAACATCGTATGGGATATTATCGGCCAACGTGTCTATGACTCACTCAAACAGGCAGGCATTGATCATCATTATGAGCGCTTTAACGGAGAGGCATCGAGTAATGAAATAACCCGTCTTGCCGGGTTGGCTCGTGATGCAGGCGCGGATATCGTCGTTGGGCTAGGAGGGGGGAAAACATTGGATACAGCAAAAGCTGTGGCCGATGAGTTAAAACAGAATGTCGCTATCGTCCCCACAGTTGCATCGACAGATGCTCCGTGTAGCGCGCTCTCCGTCATCTATACCGATGACGGTGTGTTTGATTCCTACCGTTTTTATGACAAAAACCCCGATCTGGTTCTGGTCGATACTGCAATATGCGCTCAGGCTCCCGCTCGCCTATTTGCTTCAGGCATTGCCGATGGACTGGCTACCTATGTTGAAGCTCAGGCCGTGCTGCGCTCTCATTCTCTCTCGATGTTGGGCGGTAAGCCAACCCTGGCAGGTATGGCGATTGCAGAAACGTGCGAGAAAACACTGCTGACCTATGGCTATAGCGCCTATAAAGCCGTGGAAAAAGGCGCCGTCACGCCAGCAGTCGAATCCGTTGTTGAAGCGAACACTCTGCTTTCAGGCTTAGGGTTTGAAAATGGCGGATTAGCAGGTGCCCATGCTATCCACAATGGTTTTACCGCCATTAAGGGTGATATCCATCATCTTACGCATGGAGAAAAAGTGGCCTATGGCACGTTAACACATATGGTATTGGAACAGCGTCCCGATGAAGAAATCGCACGCTATATCCGTTTTTACCGAGCTATCAACATGCCGACCCGGCTAAAAGACCTGCACCTTGAAAACGAATCGTTTGAAAATCTGGTCAAAGTCGGTGCTTTGGCGTGCAGCGACGCCGATACACTGAAGAATCTGGACAACAGATTAACCGCGGAAGACGTCGCACACGCGATTGTCGCCGTCGATGCATTCAGCAAAACGATCGACTAA
- a CDS encoding 2-hydroxymuconate tautomerase family protein, with product MLCREPLSHHRRIEHMPYVNIRITNEGATAEQKRQLIEGVTQLLVDVLNKNPKTTVVVIDEVETDNWGIGGVPVTTLRKAAQ from the coding sequence CTGCTCTGCCGCGAGCCACTATCTCATCATCGGAGAATAGAACACATGCCATATGTCAACATCAGGATCACTAATGAGGGCGCTACCGCTGAACAAAAACGTCAGTTGATTGAAGGCGTCACCCAGCTTCTCGTCGATGTGCTAAACAAGAACCCGAAAACGACCGTAGTCGTTATTGATGAAGTTGAAACTGACAACTGGGGAATTGGCGGCGTGCCAGTAACAACCTTAAGAAAAGCCGCGCAATAG
- a CDS encoding LysR family transcriptional regulator, with product MVKRTVSANKSIDMYAVHVFVTMAEVGSMTAAAARLGLTPSAISQTIRLLEEDFGVKLVNRARRPFVLTPYGIALKNRGEILTEEIANLKAQVLEAGKGIKPDLRIGLVDSFAITCGSVFTKRLMKSSSQLLIRTGLSPQQGEALMRRELDLIVTSDPLIDSDSVVRYQLFSEGYFIITPPDYRKRINTVEDIRELSAALPLVRFNRNSQIGMQIERYLRRIDIRVPNMLEFDNADTLTSMVAAGIGWAVTTPISFLQSIAHSREVLTHMPDQLNIKRSLYIVGHRDEYSAFFEEACDVTHEIIKTVFIPKLKTLSRGIEKLVEIGNNDTE from the coding sequence ATGGTTAAACGAACAGTGTCCGCGAATAAATCGATCGATATGTATGCCGTCCATGTTTTCGTAACGATGGCAGAAGTTGGAAGCATGACGGCCGCCGCGGCGCGGTTAGGCCTGACGCCCTCTGCGATTTCGCAAACGATCCGCTTATTGGAAGAAGATTTCGGCGTCAAATTAGTGAATCGGGCTCGCCGCCCCTTTGTTCTGACGCCTTATGGCATTGCGTTAAAAAATCGGGGAGAAATCCTGACGGAGGAAATCGCGAATCTGAAGGCGCAAGTGCTGGAAGCGGGAAAGGGCATTAAGCCTGACCTGCGTATCGGGTTGGTTGATTCATTTGCGATAACCTGTGGCTCCGTGTTTACCAAACGCCTGATGAAAAGTTCATCGCAATTACTCATTCGTACCGGTCTCAGCCCGCAGCAAGGTGAGGCGTTAATGCGACGTGAACTGGATTTGATCGTAACCAGCGATCCGTTAATTGATAGCGACAGTGTGGTGCGCTATCAGTTATTTTCCGAAGGTTACTTCATCATCACACCTCCTGATTACCGCAAACGTATCAATACGGTTGAGGACATCCGAGAACTCTCTGCCGCATTACCGCTGGTGCGCTTTAATCGGAACTCGCAGATTGGAATGCAAATTGAACGCTATCTGCGGCGCATTGATATCCGTGTACCCAATATGCTCGAATTTGATAACGCAGATACCTTAACGTCAATGGTCGCGGCAGGCATCGGTTGGGCGGTAACAACCCCGATCAGCTTCCTGCAATCCATTGCTCATTCTCGCGAAGTGCTGACGCATATGCCGGATCAGCTCAATATCAAACGCTCGCTGTATATTGTCGGGCATCGTGATGAATACAGCGCGTTTTTCGAAGAAGCGTGCGATGTTACGCATGAAATTATTAAAACCGTATTTATTCCAAAATTAAAAACGCTAAGCCGCGGAATAGAAAAACTGGTTGAGATCGGCAATAACGATACTGAATAA
- a CDS encoding Nramp family divalent metal transporter, producing MPGSRAIESTSRTSRKIKLSLMGPAFIAAIGYIDPGNFATNIQSGATYGYTLLWVVVWANLMAMLIQLLSAKLGIATGKNLAEHIRDRFPRPAVWAYWIQAEIIAMATDLAEFIGAAIGFKLLLGVTLLEGAILTAIATFLILMLQQRGQKPLERVIGGLLLFVAAAYIVELVFSQPELAALAKGMAIPALPSSDAVLLAAGVLGATIMPHVIYLHSSLTQHEGGHSRAERYSATKADVAIAMTIAGFVNLAMMATAAAAFHFSGNQDIADLDKAYLTLEPLLGKTAAVVFGLSLVVAGLSSTVVGTLAGQVVMQGFVHFHIPLWVRRTVTMLPSFIVIMSGMDPTRVLILSQVVLSFGIALALIPLLSFTGNRELMGGMVNGRWVQRCGKLIVILVVSLNMYLLIDTLLGIHA from the coding sequence ATGCCGGGTAGCCGTGCTATTGAATCAACAAGCCGTACATCAAGGAAGATAAAGTTGTCTTTGATGGGGCCAGCGTTTATCGCGGCGATTGGTTATATCGATCCAGGCAATTTCGCCACTAATATTCAATCTGGTGCCACCTATGGGTATACCTTGCTGTGGGTCGTTGTTTGGGCGAACCTGATGGCGATGCTAATCCAATTATTGTCCGCTAAGCTGGGGATCGCAACGGGAAAAAACCTGGCGGAACATATCCGCGATCGCTTCCCGCGACCAGCTGTTTGGGCATATTGGATTCAGGCTGAGATTATCGCGATGGCGACCGATTTGGCGGAATTCATCGGTGCGGCGATTGGTTTTAAGTTGCTTTTGGGGGTGACCTTACTGGAAGGTGCGATCCTTACCGCCATTGCAACCTTTCTGATTTTAATGTTGCAACAGCGCGGCCAGAAGCCCCTGGAGAGAGTCATCGGCGGCTTGTTATTGTTTGTGGCGGCGGCATATATTGTCGAATTGGTGTTTTCACAGCCTGAGTTAGCCGCGCTGGCCAAAGGCATGGCAATTCCAGCCTTACCCTCCTCCGATGCCGTGCTATTGGCTGCTGGCGTGTTAGGTGCGACGATTATGCCGCATGTGATTTACCTCCACTCTTCTCTTACTCAGCATGAAGGCGGCCACAGCCGTGCAGAACGTTATTCTGCAACGAAGGCCGATGTTGCGATTGCGATGACTATCGCCGGATTTGTTAATCTAGCCATGATGGCAACGGCGGCAGCGGCGTTTCATTTCAGTGGTAATCAGGATATCGCCGATCTGGATAAAGCGTACCTCACGTTAGAGCCACTTTTAGGTAAAACCGCCGCGGTCGTTTTTGGATTGAGTTTGGTGGTGGCAGGTCTGTCTTCCACCGTGGTTGGTACACTTGCGGGTCAGGTGGTGATGCAAGGGTTTGTGCATTTTCATATTCCGCTCTGGGTACGTCGTACCGTGACGATGCTACCGTCGTTTATTGTTATTATGTCCGGAATGGATCCGACGAGAGTGCTGATATTGAGTCAGGTAGTCTTGAGTTTTGGGATTGCGTTGGCTCTGATTCCGTTACTTTCTTTCACGGGGAATCGTGAGCTGATGGGCGGAATGGTCAACGGCCGCTGGGTGCAGCGTTGCGGGAAATTAATTGTCATACTGGTCGTTTCCCTGAATATGTACCTGCTAATTGATACGCTACTTGGAATACATGCCTGA